Proteins encoded in a region of the Ranitomeya imitator isolate aRanImi1 chromosome 9, aRanImi1.pri, whole genome shotgun sequence genome:
- the FGF3 gene encoding fibroblast growth factor 3, whose product MVIIWILLLSCFDLGRQVSWAKTLSGTAKVPCARGKLCDPRLRRDAAGRGGVYEHLGGAPRHRKLYCATKYHLQIHLNGKINGTLEKNSVFSILEITAVDVGIVAIKGLFSGRYLAMNKRGRLYASETYNPECEFVERIHELGYNTYASRLHRTVPNGAGTKRKASAERLWYLSINGKGRPRRGFKTRRTQKSSLFLPRVLDNKDHDAVRIFHTNVKHRETFPKSQKNNRRQRRGH is encoded by the exons ATGGTTATAATCTggatcttgttgctcagttgtttcGATCTTGGTCGGCAGGTATCCTGGGCTAAGACTTTGTCTGGTACTGCCAAGGTGCCTTGTGCCAGAGGCAAACTGTGCGACCCCAGGCTAAGACGCGATGCGGCAGGACGCGGTGGGGTTTACGAACACCTTGGAGGAGCGCCTCGCCATAGGAAGCTTTACTGTGCGACTAAGTATCACCTACAGATACATCTGAACGGAAAAATCAACGGAACTCTGGAGAAAAACAGCGTCTTCA GTATTCTAGAAATAACGGCGGTGGATGTGGGAATTGTCGCCATCAAAGGACTGTTCTCTGGGAGATACCTGGCCATGAACAAAAGAGGGAGACTTTACGCCTCA GAGACCTACAACCCGGAATGTGAGTTTGTAGAGAGGATCCACGAACTCGGATACAATACATATGCGTCCCGATTACACAGGACAGTTCCAAACGGAGCTGGGACAAAACGCAAGGCCAGCGCGGAAAGACTTTGGTATTTGTCTATCAATGGCAAAGGGCGACCCCGAAGAGGTTTTAAGACGCGACGGACTCAAAAATCCTCCCTCTTCTTACCTAGAGTTCTTGACAACAAAGATCATGATGCAGTGAGGATTTTTCACACAAATGTCAAGCATAGAGAAACTTTTCCAAAGTCACAGAAAAACAacaggagacagagaagaggaCACTGA